From Demequina lutea, a single genomic window includes:
- a CDS encoding FtsX-like permease family protein, translated as MRSRTQPDGTPRLGLLRWVGPGLIGLLTLAIALSQPPLFEHWPNEGSVTFPMMYPGVFGFWIMLFYSPFLIGLLASLIGAFRAIAAASHRAEFRALMDLGAPRRGLVRHQTRLGLIHGAFAALSGSGLGVAMTQSAAGLGGQFNSTTLWMLLTIVGLTVAATTLAYWVVARWITRGTGRAPSVYDVDAAMGVTSGPAPQSRLRRFAVPLALAAFVVVSAFVTPRLESSSSVPSGLLSAWILAYGLVLGVGLPVLVVWAGARAATWLSGLAGKALLHGGNAARIAGDGLTRPAPARAVAIGAVGLVLGGTLAIGVILNAMGARNEAGATLTPVRVISTAGLPNLNLGTAPAPAIGWEQQGLDPTLVANLQADDRIVVVTADMLTARVASVDPAIVINPHTTTYLAVSAKDLDKVSKGAARALYFDGAVAMGGGANPSVLTIGAASAEVTTPLVAGPFSALPREWAEREFGTGVTSAVLLYDAPGGSVTTAIADYDLTGLHVQDLGGRGASSGPLNRTGVLAVSGTLLMLAVGLVVALSLSVQKTRGHDYATMSALGASRGALRWGTAIESAVVTSAGATMGVVLGAASGLWLAVSGDRVPWSLAWKGITFDIDHAPWGTVTFLALASIAAAAVASVIARARLERLTPTEQLREAIKEGVS; from the coding sequence ATGAGGTCCAGGACGCAGCCCGACGGCACACCGCGTTTGGGCCTCTTGCGGTGGGTGGGGCCCGGTCTGATCGGGCTCCTCACGCTGGCCATTGCGCTCAGCCAACCACCCCTCTTTGAACACTGGCCAAACGAGGGCTCGGTTACCTTCCCGATGATGTATCCGGGAGTCTTCGGCTTCTGGATCATGCTGTTCTACTCGCCGTTCCTGATCGGACTGCTCGCGTCGCTCATCGGCGCGTTTCGCGCGATCGCCGCGGCCTCTCATCGCGCAGAGTTCCGCGCACTCATGGACCTGGGCGCGCCTCGACGCGGACTCGTGCGCCACCAGACTCGGCTAGGGCTCATTCACGGCGCTTTCGCCGCGCTCTCGGGCTCAGGGCTCGGCGTCGCGATGACCCAGTCGGCGGCGGGCCTCGGCGGTCAGTTCAACTCAACCACCTTGTGGATGCTTCTCACCATCGTCGGCCTGACTGTCGCGGCGACCACGCTCGCGTACTGGGTAGTGGCGCGGTGGATCACGCGCGGCACGGGCCGCGCACCCTCCGTCTATGACGTCGATGCCGCGATGGGTGTGACTTCCGGTCCCGCACCCCAGAGCCGTCTCAGGCGATTCGCCGTTCCCCTCGCGCTGGCGGCCTTCGTCGTGGTGTCGGCGTTCGTGACTCCCAGGCTCGAGTCATCCTCGTCCGTGCCGTCGGGACTCCTGTCAGCCTGGATACTGGCGTACGGCTTAGTGCTCGGCGTCGGCCTGCCCGTGCTCGTGGTGTGGGCAGGCGCCCGGGCAGCCACATGGCTGAGCGGACTCGCGGGCAAGGCGCTCCTGCACGGCGGCAACGCGGCGAGGATCGCGGGCGACGGGCTCACGCGCCCCGCACCTGCGCGCGCCGTGGCCATCGGCGCGGTGGGCCTTGTGCTCGGCGGCACGCTCGCTATCGGCGTCATACTGAACGCCATGGGTGCCCGCAACGAGGCGGGGGCCACGCTCACTCCCGTTCGCGTGATCTCGACTGCGGGGCTACCCAACCTCAACCTCGGCACGGCACCTGCGCCCGCCATCGGCTGGGAACAGCAAGGCCTGGACCCGACGCTGGTGGCGAACCTCCAAGCCGACGACCGCATCGTCGTGGTCACCGCCGACATGCTCACCGCCCGCGTCGCCTCCGTCGACCCAGCCATCGTCATCAACCCCCACACCACCACGTACCTGGCGGTGAGCGCCAAGGACCTGGACAAGGTCAGCAAGGGCGCCGCCCGGGCGCTGTACTTTGACGGCGCCGTGGCGATGGGTGGCGGCGCCAACCCCTCGGTGCTCACGATCGGCGCCGCGTCGGCAGAGGTCACCACCCCCTTAGTGGCGGGCCCGTTCTCCGCACTCCCGCGCGAATGGGCCGAACGCGAATTCGGCACGGGCGTGACCAGCGCGGTGTTGCTATACGACGCACCAGGTGGCAGCGTCACGACCGCGATCGCCGACTACGACCTGACTGGCCTGCACGTGCAGGACCTCGGCGGAAGGGGCGCGAGTTCGGGGCCCCTCAACCGCACCGGAGTGCTCGCGGTGTCGGGAACACTACTCATGCTCGCCGTCGGCCTCGTGGTCGCGCTGTCGCTCAGCGTTCAGAAGACGCGCGGTCACGACTACGCGACGATGTCGGCTCTCGGGGCATCGCGCGGTGCGCTCAGGTGGGGCACGGCGATCGAGTCGGCCGTGGTCACGTCCGCCGGGGCCACGATGGGCGTGGTGCTCGGCGCCGCATCGGGACTCTGGCTCGCAGTGAGCGGCGACCGCGTCCCCTGGAGCCTCGCGTGGAAGGGCATCACCTTCGACATCGACCACGCACCGTGGGGCACGGTCACGTTCCTTGCGCTCGCGTCGATCGCGGCCGCAGCGGTCGCGTCCGTCATTGCGCGGGCGCGCCTCGAGCGCCTCACGCCGACGGAGCAACTCCGCGAGGCCATAAAGGAGGGCGTGTCATGA
- a CDS encoding FtsX-like permease family protein: MSARLVRVLEIGMFPVLWIARKGLSIPSLPISALWWKRIGLAIMSAAFGVTVWARFHWTPGTLGERQWAPVGNLAFISGLVCMWMVYVFGLIVLDQVVVAAVRRLARLLPVGGSGSLAIARHTLESRRAVGRRDFWHSKIELGALSLVAIVLCGSVAGFTIDRATAHQVDSLAFDAVVEPAGSAQSTQDPVVGVDRVALNPAVIAALEADPSLAVVPFGRVTVGPVDSTVPTAPITIVSPGDLDRVTPGGARPLGLQDGFLLSPDIDEGTLRFPAPERVIDVSTGLGTATLFHRPWFNASTLATRGWAESVWGDVPVVGAMVKYVGDDVPASDRFQYVADAAARAGAVAQPAPALSAKDVAYFRSVHDFSRGALGVLSVVVGILASGMMIVLAVRTVRTNRRVRATVAALGATPRALALAVPIDAAISLGFAFVVGLPVGVIVAAVIKHPTLLVDGAPLDLGNTAWGLWWNLTHIGWGQMVAIAAATWVLAVAATTVYGFMVARRTPVDELREAIKEGVS, encoded by the coding sequence AGCGCATCGGCCTCGCGATCATGTCCGCCGCGTTCGGCGTGACGGTGTGGGCGCGGTTCCACTGGACTCCAGGCACGCTGGGCGAACGACAGTGGGCGCCGGTGGGCAACCTCGCCTTCATCAGCGGCCTCGTGTGCATGTGGATGGTCTACGTGTTCGGCTTGATCGTTCTCGACCAGGTCGTGGTCGCGGCGGTGCGCCGCCTCGCGCGCTTGCTTCCGGTGGGGGGAAGCGGCTCCCTGGCAATCGCGAGGCACACGCTCGAGTCTCGCCGCGCCGTCGGCAGACGCGACTTCTGGCACTCCAAGATCGAACTCGGCGCGTTGTCGCTCGTGGCCATCGTGCTGTGCGGCTCCGTCGCCGGGTTCACCATCGATCGCGCTACCGCACACCAGGTGGACTCACTCGCGTTCGATGCGGTGGTGGAGCCCGCCGGCTCGGCGCAAAGCACCCAGGATCCCGTCGTCGGCGTCGATCGAGTCGCGCTCAATCCCGCGGTGATCGCCGCGCTCGAGGCCGACCCCTCGCTCGCCGTCGTTCCCTTTGGTCGCGTCACCGTGGGCCCCGTGGACTCCACCGTGCCCACCGCCCCGATTACCATCGTGTCGCCAGGCGACCTCGACCGCGTCACGCCGGGCGGCGCCAGGCCCCTCGGCCTTCAAGACGGCTTCCTGCTCAGCCCCGACATCGACGAGGGGACCCTCCGGTTCCCCGCTCCCGAGCGCGTGATCGACGTGTCGACCGGCCTGGGCACCGCGACCCTCTTTCACCGCCCGTGGTTCAACGCCTCCACGCTCGCCACGCGCGGATGGGCCGAATCGGTATGGGGCGACGTGCCCGTGGTCGGGGCCATGGTCAAGTACGTCGGTGACGACGTCCCCGCGAGCGACCGCTTCCAGTACGTCGCCGATGCTGCGGCGCGCGCGGGCGCCGTGGCCCAACCAGCTCCCGCGCTAAGCGCCAAGGACGTCGCCTATTTTCGCAGCGTCCACGACTTCTCGCGCGGCGCGCTCGGTGTCTTGTCGGTGGTCGTCGGCATCTTGGCAAGCGGCATGATGATCGTGCTTGCGGTGCGCACCGTGAGGACCAACCGCCGCGTGCGGGCGACCGTCGCTGCGCTGGGGGCCACGCCCCGCGCGCTCGCGCTCGCCGTGCCCATCGATGCCGCGATCTCCCTCGGGTTCGCGTTCGTCGTTGGCCTGCCAGTGGGCGTCATCGTCGCCGCGGTGATCAAACACCCCACGCTTCTCGTCGACGGGGCGCCTCTCGACCTTGGCAACACGGCATGGGGACTGTGGTGGAACCTGACCCACATCGGGTGGGGCCAGATGGTCGCGATCGCAGCCGCGACGTGGGTCCTCGCGGTCGCGGCGACCACCGTCTACGGGTTCATGGTCGCGCGGCGCACGCCTGTTGACGAGCTGCGCGAGGCCATAAAGGAGGGAGTGTCATGA